The Candidatus Limnocylindrales bacterium genomic sequence ACCCGTCTGCCGCTTTACTAGGGAGTTGCCTCCCGTTCTCGCTCGACTTGCATGTGTTAGGCACGCCGCAAGCGTTCGTTCTGAGCCAGGATCAAACTCTCCGTAATTACTTCTTAAAACTTTGAAACTCTCAGGTTGACTCCGGTTGATCCCTCCCATCAACCTGCTCCTATGTCAAAGAACAAATTTTATTTAAAATGAGAACATTACCAATGTATTATCTGTTTATAATTTTTGTCAACAGTTTCTATCAACTTTATGGAATAAAAAACAAGAAAATTAAAACCCTACTTTTGATAGCTACTATTGAACCATTTGGAGGGTTTTTTCCCAATGAGGAGAAGAATATAACCCTGCAAAAAAATGCTTAATTTCTCCTGTTTATCCTTTGATAAAAAGGATAAAAAATGGTAAAGTAAAAGAGAAATGTTTCCTCCTTTAATTCAATGCATGTTACAACCGGAGTTTTATTTTCATCCGGTCGTTGAACCCATTCAACTGATTCAAACGCATATCTCCTATGTGTTATTAACGGGGGAGTATGCCTATAAAATCAAGAAACCTGTTAATTTTGGCTTTCTAGATTTTTCAACTTTGGAGCAACGCCGACATTTTTGTCAGGAGGAACTGAGGTTGAATCGACGATTGTCTCCTCAGCTTTATCTGGCGGTTTTGCCCATTGCCGCAGTTCCCCACCAACATCCCGTTCCATTCCGTTTGCTCCCAACTCTGGAATCTTCCATGGCAGATATTGTAGAATATACGGTACAAATGCGCCAATTTTCCCAGGACGCTTTATTTAGCCGTATGTTGGCGAAGGGAAAGCTGTCAGCCGACCATATGCGAGCTTTGGGAGAATGTGTAGCCTCCTTCCATCTTTCTGCACGTACCGATGAGGAAGTTGGGCGATTTGGCTCTCCAGAGATGATTCGTGCCGTTGTGGAAGAGAACTATACGGCTCTGATTCCTTACCTGGATCGTATCCAGACTTCAAGTCAATTTCAACAAACCCGGGCTTTTATGGATCGATTTCTCGGTGAGCATGTAGATTGGTTCCGTCAACGCCAGGAACAGGGGAAAATTCGAGAGTGCCATGGAGACCTACATTTGAATAATGTTTGTCTCTATGAAGACCAGATCCAGATTTTTGATTGTATTGAGTTCAATGAGAAATTCCGTAACATCGATGGGATGTATGAAATTGCCTTTATGGTGATGGATCTAGATTTTCAAGGTCGCAGGGATCTGGCCAATGTCTTTCTCAATACTTATTTAGAACATACCGGAGACTACTGGGGAGCCGTACTATTACCGTTCTATTGCAGTTTGCGGGCTTCTATTCGGGCTGAGGTTTCCTCATTTTTACTGGACGATCCGGACATTCCTCCTGAAGAAAAGGAGCAGGCTCAACGGCGTGCGGCAGCTTACTGTAAATTAGCCTGGTCCTACACCCAACCTCGACCGGGTTCCCTGGTTTTGATGTCCGGTCTCTCTGGTTCAGGTAAAACCACGGTAGCCCGTTGGTTAGCTCAGAAAACCGGAGCCATCCACCTTCGCTCCGATGCCATTCGTAAACACATAGCCGGAATTCCCCTTTATGAAAAGGGAACGGCTTCAGGAGAATATGAAACCGGCATATATACGCCGGAAATGACCCGCCAAACCTATGCCCGTATGTTGGAATTGGGTATTTTTCTGGCCCGACAGGGATTAACGGTTGTACTGGATGCGAAGTATGATCGTCAAGAATATAGATCTGCGGTCATCAGCCAGGCTAAAACTTACGGAATTCCCCTCAGGATTTTTTATTGTACGGCTCCTTTGGGAGTACTTCGTCAGCGCCTTCAGGCTCGTACTCAAGACATTTCTGAAGCTAAAGCTTCCCTGCTGGCCTACCAACAAAGGATGGCAGAACCCTTTACGGAGTTCGAACAGGCCTATGTGAGCATCCTGGATACCTCTCAAGACTGGGAGAAACAACTCCTGGAAATTATCCGGGACTGGATCAACCCTGAAAGCTATTCTCCACGGTAGATGGGTTTCCTCTTTTCATTAAAAGCGGTTAATCCTTCTTGCCAATCCTTACTGGCATAGAGGCTATATTGAATTTGTCTTTCCAGGATAAAACCCGTCTGTATATCGGCTTCACATCCTGTATTGATAGCCAGTTTAGCGCCTCGAATGGCCAGAGGGGCATTTCCTTTAATAACCTGAGCCAGTTCCAAAACTTCTTTCCTGAGTAAATCTTGCGGAACCACTTTATTAACCAACCCGATACGTTCTGCCTCGGCAGCACTTATGCGTCGTCCTGTAAAGATAAGCTCCTTTGCTCGGGTCTTTCCGATAAGTCTGGGAAGCCGTTGGGTCCCTCCACCGGCTGGAATGATGCCCAGGGTGGTTTCAGGTAAACCCATCTGAGCCTGTTCGGAGGCGATCCGCAGATCGCAGGCCAGACAGACTTCTAAGCCTCCGGCGAGGGCATAACCGTTTATGGCAGCGATAACCGGAATAGGCAGATTCTCTAACTCAAAGGCTATTCCAAATATCTTTCGGTTATGCTGTTTCACCTGATCCAGGGTCATGGTTTTTCGTTCTTGAAGATCCGCACCGGCTGAGAATGCTTTGTCTCCGGCTCCGGTAATGATCAAGACCCGAGCCGTGGAATCGTTCTTGAGGGATTCCAGTACTTCTAAGACTTCTGTGCAGAGATTCATGCTCAGGGCATTCATTTTGGTCGGGCGATTAAAGGTAAGGAGAATGATTCCGTCTTGATTTGCGATGAGGATATCTTTCGGCATGGGGTATGGGCTAGAGTTGGTCCTGGGAAGGCAGTGGGAGGGGAGCCGGGATCCAATAATCTCGGGATCTTCCCATCCCACTTTCCTACTGTCAATCCCAGACAAATTAGAGAATTTTCCTTAAAAACTGCCCGGTGTAGGATTTTTCAACCTTGGCTACCTCTTCTGGGGTTCCCGTGGCTATTACATATCCCCCTTCATCTCCCCCTTCCGGGCCAAGGTCGATAATATAGTCGGCACTTTTGATCACTTCCAGGTTGTGTTCGATAATTACTATGGTATTGCCGGCATCGGCCAGGCGATTGAGGACTCCCAGTAACTTCTTGATATCCTCAAAATGAAGACCCGTCGTAGGTTCGTCTAGAATATAAAGGGTACGGCCGGTATCCTGTCGGCTTAATTCCTTGGCAAGTTTGATACGCTGGGCTTCTCCCCCTGAGAGGGTGGTGGCCGGTTGCCCTAAGTGAATATAGTCCAATCCCACATCGTAGAGGGTCTGTAATTTTTTTCGAATTCCCGGGATATTCTCCAGAAAATCCAGGGCTTCGGCAACGGTCATATCCAGCACGTCGGCAATGGTCTTTCCTTTGTATTTGATCTCCAAAGTCTCCCGATTGTATCGCTGACCTTTACAAACCTCACAGGTTACATAGACATCGGGAAGGAAATGCATTTCGATTTTGATAACCCCATCTCCCTGACAGGCTTCGCATCGGCCTCCCTTGACGTTAAAACTAAACCGTCCCGGTTTATATCCCCGCATACGGGCCTCGGGAACTTGGGCGAAGAGTTCCCGAATCAGGCTGAAAGCTCCTGTGTAGGTCGCCGGATTCGATCGCGGCGTTCGGCCGATCGGACTCTGATCAATATCGATCACTTTGTTGATATACTCCCATCCTAAGATTTTGTCGTGTTCTCCTCCTCGTTCCTTGGTCCGGTAAAACCGATGGGCCAATTCTTTATACAAAATCTCTGTGATGAGGGTACTTTTCCCGGACCCAGAAACCCCGGTGATGCACGTTATAACCCCCAACGGAATTTCCACCGTTATATTTTTAAGATTATGCTCTCGAGCTCCGACGATGGTCAACCATTGTCCCTGAGGGGGGGTCTGCAGTTCAGGGTCCAGGGTCGGTTGCCCTTCCCTTCCTGCCTTCCGTCTTTTGCCTTTTATCTTTCCCTCGGGCTCTTGTCCATTACCCGTTCTGACCGGGCGCCTGGTTTTAGGAATGGGAATGGATAACTCTCCCTTGAGGTAACGACCCGTCAGAGAATTGGGATTGGCCATGATGTCTGCCGGGGTTCCGCAGGCTACCACATAGCCCCCCTGTTTACCCGCTCCGGGTCCAAGATCTATGACATAGTCCGCAGCCAGGATGGTTTCTTCGTCGTGTTCTACCACCAGGACCGTATTCCCTAATTCCTTTAAATCTTTTAAGGTTTCCAAAAGCTTTTGGTTATCTCGCTGGTGTAGTCCAATGCTCGGTTCGTCCAGGATATAGAGGACACCGACCAGGCCGGAGCCGATTTGAGTTGCCAGGCGAATGCGTTGACCCTCTCCCCCGGACAGGGTGGCCGACGGTCGATCCAGGGTCAGGTAGGCCAGGCCTACTTTCATAAGAAATCCCAATCGATTTCGAATTTCCTTCAGGATGGGCTCCGCAATTTTCATTTGCTGGGGCGTGAAGGATAATCTGGAAAGGGTATCCCATGCTTCTTTGATGGAAAGTCGGGTAAAGTCTGAAATAGCCATTCCGTTGATCTTGATGGAAAGGCTCTCTTTTTTTAGTCGGTTCCCTCCACAGGTAGTACACAGGCGCGTACTCATGTAGACTTCGATGCTTTCCCGAGAATAATCCGATGAAGTTTCTTTGTAGCGCCGCATCATCTCCCCGATGATTCCTTCGTATTTCGCCCGGTAAGAATACTTACGATGATCGCTCTGGTAGGTAAACAGAATTTCTTCCTCTCCGGAGCCGTAGAGGATCACTTGCTGAACCTGCTCGGGAAGATCCTGAAAAGGGGTGTCCAGGCTGAAATGGTAATGATGGGCCAGGGCGTCTAGCATTTGATACAAATAGGTCGAGCTGCTTCCTTCCCATGGGGCAATGGCTCCTTGCCGAAGGGATTTTGTTTTATCCGGTATCAGTAAATCCGGATCCAGTTCCATCTTGATCCCAAGACCATCGCAGTCCGGGCAGGCTCCATAGGGACTGTTAAAGGAAAACATACGGGGAGCCATCTCCGGATAACTGATTCCGCAGTCAATACAGGCCAGTTTTTCGCTAAAGAGCAGATCCTGACCTCCCAAGACGTTAACCAAGACAATTCCATCGGCCAGCTTCAAGGCCGTTTCCAGGGAATCTGCGGTCCGTTGTGCGATTCCTTCTCGGATAACCAGGCGATCTACCACTACCTCGATGTCATGCTTCTTGTTTTTGTCCAGCTCTATCTTCTCTTCCAGTTCTCGAATGGTCCCGTCTACCCGAACCCGAATATATCCTTCCTTTCGAAGAGTTTCAAAAATTTGACGATATTCTCCTTTTCGACCTCGAACTATAGGAGCCAGGATTTGGACCTTGGTTCCGGAAGGTAATTCCAGAATGCGATCTACCATCTGTTGAACCGTCTGGGAAGTAATCTCTCGCCCACATTGCCAGCAGTGAGGGGTACCTACTCTGGAAAAAAGCAGACGGAGATAATCGTAAATCTCTGTGGTGGTGGCAACGGTTGATCGAGGATTTTTGCTGACCGTCTTCTGCTCGATGGAGATGGCCGGGGATAATCCTTCGATGGATTCTACTTCAGGTTTTTCCATCTGTTCCAGGAATTGCCTGGCATAGGAGGAAAGGGACTCTACATACCGTCGTTGCCCTTCGGCATAGAGGGTATCGAAGGCTAAAGAAGATTTCCCGGAGCCGCTTAGCCCTGTAATGACCACCAACTTGTCCCGAGGTATCGTGAGGTCAATGTTTTTGAGATTATGCTCCCTGGCTCCTCGGATGATAATTTCCGTTGAAGACATAACATGGATAACCTTCCAGGTTTAATGTGGCTAAAACAACAGGAACTGTATCCTTGCAAGCCCTTCCAAGGGCCTGCAAGGACGGCTTTTACAGATCAAAGGTAACTTTACAAAGCAGTCGTTGAAGGAGATGGGGTTGATCCCGCGACCCATGGATAGGTTATCAACCCATCCCATCGGGCGGTGATCCCCGGATCTTGAACAACCCAGGGTATGGGTTAAGAAACCACCTTCTGAATCCGACCACTTCGTATACATCGTGTACAAACCCGAATACGTTTGTGGGTTCCGTTTATCTTGACCCTTACCCGTTGCAGATTCGGATTCCATCTTCGCTTGGTCACATTATGGGCATGGCTGATGGTATGACCGTAGGCGGGGCCTTTTCCACAAATTTCACACACACGCATAGTTTATTTTTCTCTGTTGCCGTTGCCCGTTGTTTGTAACCGGTATAGTTCTCACTAAACAACCCAAGTTTTTCCCAGAGGGCGGTAACAAACAACGGACCATAGATTAGTATTTAATGGTTACCGAAAACTGTCCACTGTTGCCTTTGTACCAGGCGTCATTGATTCCTAAATATAAGGTTCCCTCAACATTCATTTTGGCTTTGAATTTACTGCCAACGAAAAAAGGAGTACCGGTAACGCCGACCCGGGCAATCAAACCGGCGTGGGGTTTTGTATAAAGGGGATCTTCCTTATCTCGGGTATCCGTCCAGGAAGCTCCATCGGGGCCGCAAGAGTTCCCTTTATCATCATAAATGATTTTACCCGTGGCTGCAATAGAGATTTCTTGTCCTTTCTTAACGGTAATGCCGGTACTGGTCCAGGCCTGGTTACTGCGAATGAAGAGTTTTTGTTCCTTGATCTCAGGGGGTTGTGGGGTAGGGGTCGTACTGGCGATTCCTCGATGGGAAAACAAATTTTCGATCTGAGGAAGATGGGTTCCGTTGTAAAGCGCGGTATCCGCCTGACGGATTCCTTCATAAGCATCTTCAAATTTAGGGGTTTTGGGCAGGTAGTGAAGACTCTCATAAACGAGTAAATCGGCAACCCGTGCTCCCAATAACTCCCGTAAGTCCCAACAACTTGCACCCCATATTTCTCCATTCTCATGGGCATTTTCATCCCCTTCTTTATAATCATCTGGATACTTTTTGTTACTGGTGAGATCTCTGAAAGCTTTTAAGCCAAGCTTCTGGACGGCATACTCGCCGATGAGGGGATCATCGGTTATGGAGCAGGCAAAATAATCTGCATACCCTTCATGTAAAGCCGCTCCTTCAGCCCCTTCTATTTCGGGCCGAATATGTTCGATGAGGGAATGGGTATATTCATGATAAATAACCGCCGATTCTTTGGCCAGATCATTCATTTTTTTTCCATGCCCAAAGTAAATCTGATGGGTCTCAGGGCTAAAATAGGCATTATCATAATCGGGGTCCTTAGTCTCCGGGTCAGGTACATGAACGTTGGCTTGAATAGGATCGTCTGAGGCCTTAAAGCCTAAATTAGTAAAGTAAACATGGACTTTATCCACATGGAAGTAGGCCATAACTTCATCAAAATGGGGATTATCGGGTTCATAAATGAACTCCCCGTTTGTGGAGCGGGCTTCCTCACCCAGGGCATTCTCCACTTTGACAAAGGATCCTTGTAACTTCCCTGAATTGTCCAGACGATTCAGCTCAACAATCTGAACCTCACCGTGTTTGGGGCTGGAATTATAGATACTTCCTCGGGGTGCTTCAAACCGCATGGCATTATAACTGTCTATTACTTTCCCGTTCTCGGCATTGACGAAATAGACCCAATCACCCAGCGGTTTACTGGCAGGAAAGGTTACCTTATAGGCTTTCACATATTGGTTCTGTACCGGATAGATAATCATTTCGGCCGAAGCACTTCCCTTGAGGGTCGTATCCGGACCTAAATCCTGGATTGCTGCTTCAATGGCTTCTGCTTTGGTAATGGGACCTGCTCCTCGAACCCGCCGGGGTAAGCTAACCTTGGAAAGGTATTCTCCGTTGACCATCTGGACCCGGTTAAGATGGTCTAAATGGACGGAGACTTCCCCACCATGGACGGGCAATCCTTCGTAGGTCTGCTGAAAGCGAATATGGGTAGCCCCTTTACTCTCCACGCAGTCCTTCATCTTTAATTCACCCGGCTCATCGGCAAGGCCCAAAAGTTCGCGATTTTGGGATAAGAACCTCTCTGCAGCTTCTGTAGGTGATCCCGCTAAGGACTCTGAAACCGGAGCCTTTAGTGAAGAAGGACCCCGTCGGGTTCTTTGGGCACTTTGAGCCTCCGTACCCCTTACCCAGCGGATCTTTAGCTTTCTGCCGGGAGATCCTTCGGTTCTTTTTGCCCGAACCCCGGTGCGTTTTTGTAGACCCGCGTCTTCCGATGTAGATAATTGCTTAATAGATCTTGGATTAGACGGCTTAAACATATCTCCCTCCACCCCGGAAAATGAGCCTGGAAAACCAGTTTATAAAGTCCTAAGATAGACTCCGGAAACTCTAAAGTCAAGAGTTTGAACCTCCCTTGTCCAGACTCAGGGGAGTTTCCGATCTTTGGTTCCAGACTCGTTTTGATGACTTCCTTTTGATGGATCTGATCCTTGAAATCATCCTGTTCTATAACTCTTACCCCACAATTAATATTAGTTTTTTATAATTTTCAATATAATTAATAAACGTTAATAAATTTTTCTAGAGAATTTAAAAATATCTCCCTAAAGGAAAGCAGTCATATCGGGCATTTCATCTTAATCCATAAGGGGGTAGGGAATTCCAGGAGAGGGATAAGTTTCTCGGGGTGGAGGCCCCCCAGCTTCTGGAGGAGATCAGCCTGAAAATAGGGTTATTCTACCCGGAAAGTTGTCGTGATAATCAGCCGTCGTTGTTCTTGTAAAAATTGGGTGAATTCTTCTGTAGATAAGGGTTTACTAAAAAAGTAGCCCTGGATCCCATCGCATCCCTGCGAGTGCAAAAAATCTACCTGTTCTTTTGTTTCGACTCCTTCGGCAATAACCTGAAGGCCGAGGCTGTGGGCCATCCGAATAATGGCCATGGCAATGGCGGCATCGTTGGAATTGGTGGTTATATTCCGTACAAAAGATTGATCGATTTTGAGGGCATTCACCGGCAGGCTTTTCAAATAGGTCAGGGAGGAATACCCCGTGCCGAAATCGTCAATGGCAATTCCTATTCCTAAGGCTTTTAATTCATTCAGGATAGTAGAGTTAGCCTCAAGAGTTTTTACCACAACACTTTCGGTAAGTTCCAGTTCTAAATAGTGGGGTTCAAGTCCAATTTTCTCTAGTTCTTCATGGATCATTTGAACCAGATTTTGTTGTTGCAGGGTTCGCCCTGAGAAATTCACGGCTACACAGAGAGGTATAAAACCCATCTTTTGCCAGGCCTTGTTTTGGGTGCAAGCCTTTTGCAGTACCCATTCTCCAATGGGAACAATCAGTCCCGTTTCTTCGGCCAGGGGGATAAACTTATCTGCAGGAATTACTCCTAACTCCGGATGTTGCCAGCGTATCAAGGCTTCCATTCCACCGATCTGACCGGTTTTGAGATCTACCCAGGGTTGGTAGTAAAGGACCAGTTCATTGTGTTTAAGGGCCTGGTACAGGTTATTTTCCAATGTTAAGTTATCGAAAATCCGGGTCTTAGTGGCTACATCATAGAATTGATAGGTATTACGTCCCTGTTCTTTGGCGTAATCCATAGCAGTTTCAGCACAGGTGACGAGGGTTTTTACCTCCTCGCTATGGATGGGATATAAACTAATTCCGATACTGGCTGTGATATGGAGCTGATAACCCTGCAGTGAAATGGGTTGTTTAATGGTTTGGAGAAGTTTTAAGGCGGCTGCAACGGCAACTTGCTTATGGGCAAGGTCCGGTAGAAGGATGGCAAATTCATCTCCTTGCAGGTGAAATACCAGATCACTTTCTTTCAAGGAGCTCTTCAGTCGCTCGGCGATCGTCTTGAGCAACAGATCGCCCGT encodes the following:
- a CDS encoding AAA family ATPase — its product is MFPPLIQCMLQPEFYFHPVVEPIQLIQTHISYVLLTGEYAYKIKKPVNFGFLDFSTLEQRRHFCQEELRLNRRLSPQLYLAVLPIAAVPHQHPVPFRLLPTLESSMADIVEYTVQMRQFSQDALFSRMLAKGKLSADHMRALGECVASFHLSARTDEEVGRFGSPEMIRAVVEENYTALIPYLDRIQTSSQFQQTRAFMDRFLGEHVDWFRQRQEQGKIRECHGDLHLNNVCLYEDQIQIFDCIEFNEKFRNIDGMYEIAFMVMDLDFQGRRDLANVFLNTYLEHTGDYWGAVLLPFYCSLRASIRAEVSSFLLDDPDIPPEEKEQAQRRAAAYCKLAWSYTQPRPGSLVLMSGLSGSGKTTVARWLAQKTGAIHLRSDAIRKHIAGIPLYEKGTASGEYETGIYTPEMTRQTYARMLELGIFLARQGLTVVLDAKYDRQEYRSAVISQAKTYGIPLRIFYCTAPLGVLRQRLQARTQDISEAKASLLAYQQRMAEPFTEFEQAYVSILDTSQDWEKQLLEIIRDWINPESYSPR
- a CDS encoding enoyl-CoA hydratase-related protein, whose translation is MPKDILIANQDGIILLTFNRPTKMNALSMNLCTEVLEVLESLKNDSTARVLIITGAGDKAFSAGADLQERKTMTLDQVKQHNRKIFGIAFELENLPIPVIAAINGYALAGGLEVCLACDLRIASEQAQMGLPETTLGIIPAGGGTQRLPRLIGKTRAKELIFTGRRISAAEAERIGLVNKVVPQDLLRKEVLELAQVIKGNAPLAIRGAKLAINTGCEADIQTGFILERQIQYSLYASKDWQEGLTAFNEKRKPIYRGE
- the uvrA gene encoding excinuclease ABC subunit UvrA, coding for MSSTEIIIRGAREHNLKNIDLTIPRDKLVVITGLSGSGKSSLAFDTLYAEGQRRYVESLSSYARQFLEQMEKPEVESIEGLSPAISIEQKTVSKNPRSTVATTTEIYDYLRLLFSRVGTPHCWQCGREITSQTVQQMVDRILELPSGTKVQILAPIVRGRKGEYRQIFETLRKEGYIRVRVDGTIRELEEKIELDKNKKHDIEVVVDRLVIREGIAQRTADSLETALKLADGIVLVNVLGGQDLLFSEKLACIDCGISYPEMAPRMFSFNSPYGACPDCDGLGIKMELDPDLLIPDKTKSLRQGAIAPWEGSSSTYLYQMLDALAHHYHFSLDTPFQDLPEQVQQVILYGSGEEEILFTYQSDHRKYSYRAKYEGIIGEMMRRYKETSSDYSRESIEVYMSTRLCTTCGGNRLKKESLSIKINGMAISDFTRLSIKEAWDTLSRLSFTPQQMKIAEPILKEIRNRLGFLMKVGLAYLTLDRPSATLSGGEGQRIRLATQIGSGLVGVLYILDEPSIGLHQRDNQKLLETLKDLKELGNTVLVVEHDEETILAADYVIDLGPGAGKQGGYVVACGTPADIMANPNSLTGRYLKGELSIPIPKTRRPVRTGNGQEPEGKIKGKRRKAGREGQPTLDPELQTPPQGQWLTIVGAREHNLKNITVEIPLGVITCITGVSGSGKSTLITEILYKELAHRFYRTKERGGEHDKILGWEYINKVIDIDQSPIGRTPRSNPATYTGAFSLIRELFAQVPEARMRGYKPGRFSFNVKGGRCEACQGDGVIKIEMHFLPDVYVTCEVCKGQRYNRETLEIKYKGKTIADVLDMTVAEALDFLENIPGIRKKLQTLYDVGLDYIHLGQPATTLSGGEAQRIKLAKELSRQDTGRTLYILDEPTTGLHFEDIKKLLGVLNRLADAGNTIVIIEHNLEVIKSADYIIDLGPEGGDEGGYVIATGTPEEVAKVEKSYTGQFLRKIL
- the rpmB gene encoding 50S ribosomal protein L28 — protein: MRVCEICGKGPAYGHTISHAHNVTKRRWNPNLQRVRVKINGTHKRIRVCTRCIRSGRIQKVVS
- a CDS encoding LecA/PA-IL family lectin codes for the protein MFKPSNPRSIKQLSTSEDAGLQKRTGVRAKRTEGSPGRKLKIRWVRGTEAQSAQRTRRGPSSLKAPVSESLAGSPTEAAERFLSQNRELLGLADEPGELKMKDCVESKGATHIRFQQTYEGLPVHGGEVSVHLDHLNRVQMVNGEYLSKVSLPRRVRGAGPITKAEAIEAAIQDLGPDTTLKGSASAEMIIYPVQNQYVKAYKVTFPASKPLGDWVYFVNAENGKVIDSYNAMRFEAPRGSIYNSSPKHGEVQIVELNRLDNSGKLQGSFVKVENALGEEARSTNGEFIYEPDNPHFDEVMAYFHVDKVHVYFTNLGFKASDDPIQANVHVPDPETKDPDYDNAYFSPETHQIYFGHGKKMNDLAKESAVIYHEYTHSLIEHIRPEIEGAEGAALHEGYADYFACSITDDPLIGEYAVQKLGLKAFRDLTSNKKYPDDYKEGDENAHENGEIWGASCWDLRELLGARVADLLVYESLHYLPKTPKFEDAYEGIRQADTALYNGTHLPQIENLFSHRGIASTTPTPQPPEIKEQKLFIRSNQAWTSTGITVKKGQEISIAATGKIIYDDKGNSCGPDGASWTDTRDKEDPLYTKPHAGLIARVGVTGTPFFVGSKFKAKMNVEGTLYLGINDAWYKGNSGQFSVTIKY
- a CDS encoding EAL domain-containing protein, with protein sequence MKRILVIEDTQSVREEIITILGFEGFKTLEAENGLTGIQLARKYLPDLIICDVMMPGLDGYGVLTELRKDSTTALIPFIFLTAKASREDIRQGMNIGADDYLTKPFTAEELITAIKTRLERQTTVAKHYIGEIKLAEQQLSHFMDWTKQQLNQATYYHSLTGLPNQLLLYERLAQIIQTNRSGRLIGVLVINLDRFKNINYALGRDTGDLLLKTIAERLKSSLKESDLVFHLQGDEFAILLPDLAHKQVAVAAALKLLQTIKQPISLQGYQLHITASIGISLYPIHSEEVKTLVTCAETAMDYAKEQGRNTYQFYDVATKTRIFDNLTLENNLYQALKHNELVLYYQPWVDLKTGQIGGMEALIRWQHPELGVIPADKFIPLAEETGLIVPIGEWVLQKACTQNKAWQKMGFIPLCVAVNFSGRTLQQQNLVQMIHEELEKIGLEPHYLELELTESVVVKTLEANSTILNELKALGIGIAIDDFGTGYSSLTYLKSLPVNALKIDQSFVRNITTNSNDAAIAMAIIRMAHSLGLQVIAEGVETKEQVDFLHSQGCDGIQGYFFSKPLSTEEFTQFLQEQRRLIITTTFRVE